Proteins found in one Zea mays cultivar B73 chromosome 1, Zm-B73-REFERENCE-NAM-5.0, whole genome shotgun sequence genomic segment:
- the LOC103643156 gene encoding sodium channel modifier 1 isoform X5, which yields MHNKGARHIAAESRLREKELSKKHEISKRLALSSDVSHSNSGNPRTSVWPTNIKEKPLIEETRRAILEAQSSRFNDFQGKKVSCDSEWMTITSSFDSNVASSDVPKELSTGNTGSREWSCKGQSFAGNQTQDKLFSDRQTEVRKRQEQELWFTASGWKRDGHGRWYRDENVEFDSDEDDPNICLS from the exons ATGCATAATAAAGGTGCACGGCACATCGCTGCAGAATCGAGGCTGAGGGAGAAAGAATTATCTAAGAAGCACGAAATTAGCAAGAGACTGGCTCTCTCTTCAGATGTTTCCCATTCAAATTCTGGCAATCCACGGACCAGTGTTTGGCCTACCAATATCAAAGAAAAACCATTGATTGAGGAGACCCGGAGGGCAATTCTGGAAGCACAGTCGAGCAGATTCAATGATTTCCAAGGCAAGAAGGTATCTTGTGATTCGGAATGGATGACAATTACTTCATCCTTTGACTCCAATGTTGCTTCTTCTGATGTTCCCAAGGAACTGTCCACTGGAAATACTGGATCACGAGAATGGAGCTGTAAAGGACAATCTTTTGCTGGAAATCAGACTCAAGACAAGTTATTTTCTGACAGACAAACAGAAGTTCGAAAGCGCCAGGAGCAAGAACTTTGGTTCACTGCTTCAGGCTGGAAACGGGATGGCCATGGAAGATGGTACAGAGATGAAAAT GTTGAATTTGACTCAGATGAAGATGATCCTAACATCTGTCTCTCCTGA
- the LOC103643156 gene encoding sodium channel modifier 1 isoform X4, whose product MSVFGGDSWARDAQQRKRRLDELLLPITAPSSPSTPDSFKKLHNGKLACLICPHRPVLDTPLMLSMHNKGARHIAAESRLREKELSKKHEISKRLALSSDVSHSNSGNPRTSVWPTNIKEKPLIEETRRAILEAQSSRFNDFQGKKELSTGNTGSREWSCKGQSFAGNQTQDKLFSDRQTEVRKRQEQELWFTASGWKRDGHGRWYRDENVEFDSDEDDPNICLS is encoded by the exons ATGAGCGTGTTCGGCGGCGACAGCTGGGCGCGTGATGCGCAGCAGCGGAAGCGGCGTCTCGACGAGCTCTTGCTACCCATCACGGCGCCCTCGTCTCCCTCGACGCCTGATTCCTTCAAGAAGCTCCACAACGGCAAGCTCGCCTGCCTCATCTGCCCCCACCGCCCCGTCCTCGACACCCCGCTCATGCTCTCC ATGCATAATAAAGGTGCACGGCACATCGCTGCAGAATCGAGGCTGAGGGAGAAAGAATTATCTAAGAAGCACGAAATTAGCAAGAGACTGGCTCTCTCTTCAGATGTTTCCCATTCAAATTCTGGCAATCCACGGACCAGTGTTTGGCCTACCAATATCAAAGAAAAACCATTGATTGAGGAGACCCGGAGGGCAATTCTGGAAGCACAGTCGAGCAGATTCAATGATTTCCAAGGCAAGAAG GAACTGTCCACTGGAAATACTGGATCACGAGAATGGAGCTGTAAAGGACAATCTTTTGCTGGAAATCAGACTCAAGACAAGTTATTTTCTGACAGACAAACAGAAGTTCGAAAGCGCCAGGAGCAAGAACTTTGGTTCACTGCTTCAGGCTGGAAACGGGATGGCCATGGAAGATGGTACAGAGATGAAAAT GTTGAATTTGACTCAGATGAAGATGATCCTAACATCTGTCTCTCCTGA
- the LOC103643156 gene encoding sodium channel modifier 1 isoform X2, giving the protein MSVFGGDSWARDAQQRKRRLDELLLPITAPSSPSTPDSFKKLHNGKLACLICPHRPVLDTPLMLSMHNKGARHIAAESRLREKELSKKHEISKRLALSSDVSHSNSGNPRTSVWPTNIKEKPLIEETRRAILEAQSSRFNDFQGKKVSCDSEWMTITSSFDSNVASSDVPKELSTGNTGSREWSCKGQSFAGNQTQDKLFSDRQTEVRKRQEQELWFTASGWKRDGHGRWYRDENVEFDSDEDDPNICLS; this is encoded by the exons ATGAGCGTGTTCGGCGGCGACAGCTGGGCGCGTGATGCGCAGCAGCGGAAGCGGCGTCTCGACGAGCTCTTGCTACCCATCACGGCGCCCTCGTCTCCCTCGACGCCTGATTCCTTCAAGAAGCTCCACAACGGCAAGCTCGCCTGCCTCATCTGCCCCCACCGCCCCGTCCTCGACACCCCGCTCATGCTCTCC ATGCATAATAAAGGTGCACGGCACATCGCTGCAGAATCGAGGCTGAGGGAGAAAGAATTATCTAAGAAGCACGAAATTAGCAAGAGACTGGCTCTCTCTTCAGATGTTTCCCATTCAAATTCTGGCAATCCACGGACCAGTGTTTGGCCTACCAATATCAAAGAAAAACCATTGATTGAGGAGACCCGGAGGGCAATTCTGGAAGCACAGTCGAGCAGATTCAATGATTTCCAAGGCAAGAAGGTATCTTGTGATTCGGAATGGATGACAATTACTTCATCCTTTGACTCCAATGTTGCTTCTTCTGATGTTCCCAAGGAACTGTCCACTGGAAATACTGGATCACGAGAATGGAGCTGTAAAGGACAATCTTTTGCTGGAAATCAGACTCAAGACAAGTTATTTTCTGACAGACAAACAGAAGTTCGAAAGCGCCAGGAGCAAGAACTTTGGTTCACTGCTTCAGGCTGGAAACGGGATGGCCATGGAAGATGGTACAGAGATGAAAAT GTTGAATTTGACTCAGATGAAGATGATCCTAACATCTGTCTCTCCTGA
- the LOC103643156 gene encoding sodium channel modifier 1 isoform X3 produces the protein MSVFGGDSWARDAQQRKRRLDELLLPITAPSSPSTPDSFKKLHNGKLACLICPHRPVLDTPLMLSMHNKGARHIAAESRLREKELSKKHEISKRLALSSDVSHSNSGNPRTSVWPTNIKEKPLIEETRRAILEAQSSRFNDFQGKKVSCDSEWMTITSSFDSNVASSDVPKELSTGNTGSREWSCKGQSFAGNQTQDKLFSDRQTEVRKRQEQELWFTASGWKRDGHGRWYRDENYI, from the exons ATGAGCGTGTTCGGCGGCGACAGCTGGGCGCGTGATGCGCAGCAGCGGAAGCGGCGTCTCGACGAGCTCTTGCTACCCATCACGGCGCCCTCGTCTCCCTCGACGCCTGATTCCTTCAAGAAGCTCCACAACGGCAAGCTCGCCTGCCTCATCTGCCCCCACCGCCCCGTCCTCGACACCCCGCTCATGCTCTCC ATGCATAATAAAGGTGCACGGCACATCGCTGCAGAATCGAGGCTGAGGGAGAAAGAATTATCTAAGAAGCACGAAATTAGCAAGAGACTGGCTCTCTCTTCAGATGTTTCCCATTCAAATTCTGGCAATCCACGGACCAGTGTTTGGCCTACCAATATCAAAGAAAAACCATTGATTGAGGAGACCCGGAGGGCAATTCTGGAAGCACAGTCGAGCAGATTCAATGATTTCCAAGGCAAGAAGGTATCTTGTGATTCGGAATGGATGACAATTACTTCATCCTTTGACTCCAATGTTGCTTCTTCTGATGTTCCCAAGGAACTGTCCACTGGAAATACTGGATCACGAGAATGGAGCTGTAAAGGACAATCTTTTGCTGGAAATCAGACTCAAGACAAGTTATTTTCTGACAGACAAACAGAAGTTCGAAAGCGCCAGGAGCAAGAACTTTGGTTCACTGCTTCAGGCTGGAAACGGGATGGCCATGGAAGATGGTACAGAGATGAAAAT TACATATAG
- the LOC103643156 gene encoding sodium channel modifier 1 isoform X1: protein MSVFGGDSWARDAQQRKRRLDELLLPITAPSSPSTPDSFKKLHNGKLACLICPHRPVLDTPLMLSMHNKGARHIAAESRLREKELSKKHEISKRLALSSDVSHSNSGNPRTSVWPTNIKEKPLIEETRRAILEAQSSRFNDFQGKKVSCDSEWMTITSSFDSNVASSDVPKELSTGNTGSREWSCKGQSFAGNQTQDKLFSDRQTEVRKRQEQELWFTASGWKRDGHGRWYRDENVSYKNLLSTLFMRCAFLC from the exons ATGAGCGTGTTCGGCGGCGACAGCTGGGCGCGTGATGCGCAGCAGCGGAAGCGGCGTCTCGACGAGCTCTTGCTACCCATCACGGCGCCCTCGTCTCCCTCGACGCCTGATTCCTTCAAGAAGCTCCACAACGGCAAGCTCGCCTGCCTCATCTGCCCCCACCGCCCCGTCCTCGACACCCCGCTCATGCTCTCC ATGCATAATAAAGGTGCACGGCACATCGCTGCAGAATCGAGGCTGAGGGAGAAAGAATTATCTAAGAAGCACGAAATTAGCAAGAGACTGGCTCTCTCTTCAGATGTTTCCCATTCAAATTCTGGCAATCCACGGACCAGTGTTTGGCCTACCAATATCAAAGAAAAACCATTGATTGAGGAGACCCGGAGGGCAATTCTGGAAGCACAGTCGAGCAGATTCAATGATTTCCAAGGCAAGAAGGTATCTTGTGATTCGGAATGGATGACAATTACTTCATCCTTTGACTCCAATGTTGCTTCTTCTGATGTTCCCAAGGAACTGTCCACTGGAAATACTGGATCACGAGAATGGAGCTGTAAAGGACAATCTTTTGCTGGAAATCAGACTCAAGACAAGTTATTTTCTGACAGACAAACAGAAGTTCGAAAGCGCCAGGAGCAAGAACTTTGGTTCACTGCTTCAGGCTGGAAACGGGATGGCCATGGAAGATGGTACAGAGATGAAAATGTGAGTTACAAAAACTTGCTCTCGACGCTATTCATGAGATGTGCTTTTCTGTGTTGA